The following coding sequences are from one Selenomonas sputigena ATCC 35185 window:
- the flhB gene encoding flagellar biosynthesis protein FlhB: protein MRYNSEMPEFVFDLQLFAGEKTEEPTAKRRNDARQKGQVARSQELSGAFVLLAGFFVMRALGSTILTEIETYTVHIYANMNQTVDAETVMRLIIDGMIVLAKTAFPVMIAILVMGLAINFYQVGFMFTTEPLSFKLDKLNPITGFGRIFSKRSIVELLKSLLKIAIIGAFLYVYLSGEIMHMPEFIYLDLKSSMARMGDIIFSLVFQIIIVYFVMAAADFAYQKWQTTQDLKMSKQDIKEEFKQTEGDPQIKGKIRQKQQQMAMNRMMKEVPEADVIVTNPTHYAVALKYKAGMKAPEVVAKGQDLVAQKIKDIAREHRVTIVENKPLARALYAAVDVGGIVPPELYQAVAEVLAYVYRLKKKKFA from the coding sequence ATGCGATACAATAGCGAGATGCCCGAGTTCGTCTTCGACCTCCAGCTCTTTGCCGGAGAGAAGACGGAAGAGCCTACGGCGAAGCGGCGCAACGATGCGCGGCAGAAGGGGCAGGTCGCAAGAAGCCAGGAGCTCAGCGGCGCCTTCGTGCTGTTGGCGGGCTTCTTCGTGATGCGCGCGCTCGGCAGCACGATTCTCACGGAGATCGAGACGTACACGGTTCATATCTATGCGAACATGAACCAGACAGTCGATGCGGAAACGGTCATGCGCCTCATCATCGATGGGATGATCGTTCTGGCGAAGACGGCGTTTCCTGTGATGATCGCCATTCTCGTCATGGGGCTGGCCATCAATTTCTACCAGGTCGGCTTCATGTTCACGACAGAGCCGCTTTCTTTCAAACTGGATAAGCTCAATCCCATCACGGGATTCGGGCGCATCTTCTCGAAGCGCTCCATCGTGGAACTGCTGAAGTCCCTGCTGAAGATCGCGATCATCGGCGCGTTTCTCTACGTCTATTTGTCCGGAGAGATCATGCACATGCCGGAGTTCATCTATCTCGATCTCAAGAGCAGCATGGCGCGCATGGGCGATATCATCTTCTCGCTCGTATTTCAGATCATCATCGTCTACTTTGTCATGGCGGCAGCGGATTTCGCCTATCAGAAATGGCAGACGACGCAGGATCTCAAGATGAGCAAGCAGGACATCAAGGAAGAGTTCAAGCAGACGGAAGGCGATCCGCAGATCAAGGGCAAGATTCGCCAGAAGCAGCAGCAGATGGCGATGAACCGCATGATGAAGGAAGTGCCGGAAGCCGACGTCATCGTGACGAACCCGACGCATTATGCCGTCGCCTTGAAGTACAAAGCGGGCATGAAAGCGCCGGAAGTCGTTGCCAAGGGGCAGGATCTCGTCGCGCAGAAGATCAAGGATATCGCGAGAGAACACCGCGTGACAATCGTGGAGAACAAGCCTCTGGCGCGGGCGCTCTATGCAGCGGTGGATGTCGGAGGCATCGTGCCGCCCGAACTTTACCAAGCGGTTGCAGAGGTGCTCGCTTACGTCTACCGATTGAAGAAGAAAAAATTTGCTTGA
- the flhF gene encoding flagellar biosynthesis protein FlhF, which yields MRIKVFQAATMKDAMAQVKDELGDDAVILHTKKIKKGGILGYGAKEIFEVTAALDEVTRRPPKKRPERLPTLAELQAEAAGGETKPKSAVPLPQGHAAALPQAAPAAPAQQVSVPVPTGPPAAPMPPLMQSAQPMQPMQQPLPIESQQSMQQPRLSQSAAKSYRTAGTEAAVAEAARQARAAAPASPDDASAEPFVPSFPSGKVPEAPFQPLVPSAGEAPQESPARKARRRKPAQPKRRKVHAAEAKEAAGVEVEREASSSRRVKREEDEAASSQEKRREDESPSVKSEEERQRETIEELQNELAQMKAMLVQVVSKEKTPEDEMSLQQVLKQQEVESDIIDDVVLQLPAEAILADKDTPLALDGLTKYLADNVQMADGLELKSRKRKIAALLGPTGVGKTTTLAKIAAQCVLEKGISTAFITADTYRISAVEQLKTYADILGLPIAIVYTPDELKEAIQKFRQKQLILIDTAGRSQHNRRQMAELKEFLAVNQNIEKYLVLSATTKNEDAKDIIDKFSVCKPDKVIFTKTDETKSLGIILNILRRKEMRLSYLTNGQSVPDDIVPAEAGKLAELFLR from the coding sequence TTGCGCATCAAGGTGTTTCAGGCCGCCACGATGAAGGACGCCATGGCTCAGGTGAAAGACGAGCTTGGCGACGACGCGGTGATCCTGCATACGAAAAAAATAAAGAAGGGCGGCATCCTTGGCTATGGCGCAAAAGAAATCTTCGAGGTGACGGCGGCTCTCGACGAGGTGACACGCCGCCCGCCCAAGAAACGTCCTGAACGTCTGCCGACGCTCGCCGAACTGCAGGCGGAGGCGGCAGGCGGCGAAACGAAGCCGAAGAGCGCGGTGCCGCTGCCGCAAGGTCATGCGGCTGCCCTGCCGCAAGCGGCGCCTGCTGCTCCCGCGCAGCAGGTGTCTGTCCCAGTTCCTACAGGGCCGCCGGCTGCTCCTATGCCGCCGCTTATGCAGTCCGCGCAGCCGATGCAGCCGATGCAGCAGCCTCTGCCGATAGAGTCACAGCAGTCGATGCAGCAGCCGCGGCTTTCGCAGAGCGCAGCCAAGAGCTACCGAACGGCGGGCACGGAAGCTGCGGTTGCCGAGGCCGCGAGGCAGGCGCGTGCAGCAGCGCCCGCCTCGCCTGATGATGCTTCGGCTGAGCCGTTCGTTCCATCGTTTCCTTCGGGAAAGGTGCCGGAAGCTCCCTTTCAGCCGCTCGTGCCGTCTGCCGGGGAAGCTCCGCAGGAGTCGCCCGCACGCAAGGCGCGGCGCAGGAAGCCTGCACAGCCGAAGCGAAGAAAAGTGCATGCGGCGGAAGCGAAAGAAGCTGCAGGAGTAGAGGTGGAAAGGGAGGCGTCGTCTTCGCGCAGAGTGAAGCGTGAGGAGGACGAAGCGGCATCGTCGCAGGAAAAGCGGCGAGAAGACGAGTCACCGTCCGTCAAGAGTGAGGAAGAGCGCCAGCGCGAAACCATCGAGGAATTGCAGAACGAGCTGGCTCAGATGAAAGCGATGCTCGTCCAGGTCGTAAGCAAGGAAAAGACGCCCGAAGACGAGATGTCCCTGCAGCAGGTGCTGAAGCAGCAAGAGGTCGAATCGGACATCATCGACGACGTCGTGCTGCAGCTTCCCGCCGAAGCCATTCTGGCCGATAAGGATACGCCGCTTGCTTTAGACGGACTGACGAAGTATCTCGCCGACAACGTGCAGATGGCGGACGGCCTTGAACTCAAGAGCCGCAAGCGAAAGATCGCGGCTCTCTTGGGGCCGACGGGCGTCGGCAAGACGACGACGCTCGCGAAGATCGCCGCGCAGTGCGTCTTGGAAAAGGGCATCAGCACGGCGTTCATTACGGCGGACACATATCGCATATCGGCGGTCGAGCAGCTCAAGACGTATGCCGACATCCTCGGACTTCCCATCGCCATCGTCTATACGCCTGATGAACTCAAGGAAGCCATACAGAAGTTTCGCCAGAAGCAGCTGATTCTCATCGACACGGCGGGGCGCAGTCAGCACAACCGCCGTCAGATGGCGGAACTCAAGGAATTCCTTGCCGTCAACCAGAATATTGAGAAGTATCTCGTCCTCAGCGCCACGACGAAGAATGAGGATGCGAAAGACATCATCGACAAGTTCTCCGTCTGCAAGCCCGACAAGGTGATCTTCACGAAGACGGATGAAACGAAGAGCCTTGGCATCATCCTGAACATCTTGCGCAGGAAAGAAATGCGGCTCTCCTATCTGACGAACGGACAGAGCGTTCCCGATGACATTGTGCCGGCAGAGGCCGGAAAGCTTGCGGAACTTTTTTTGAGGTAG
- a CDS encoding chemotaxis protein CheA, which produces METNQYMDMFLDESREHLQSLNDGLLSLENDPNEVSVVNEIFRNAHTLKGMSATMGFNKIAELTHEMEDVLDLIRNNQLKVTEDIIETIFKCLDSLQEMIENVGNGDPEDLVDVSDLVKKLSSISKGEPQPEAEAAPAAAEAPAAEAAPASSLDYTEDDKDAMRAAKQGGMAVFHIHIRLADTCLLKAARTYMVMNALDEIGDVIKSVPPAEDLEAEKFDHDFDLVLVTTSDTQAVSDALAPVSELEEVKIEEVDPDNLAAPAPAPAPAAAAEPAQAAAPAPAAAPPAAKPAAKPAAKPAAKPAAKPAAAEKKHHASQSVRVDIEKLDNLMNLVGELVINKVRLEQIGTTNRMPELTETLEQMDRVTTDLQNVVMKVRMVPVSQVFNRFPRMVRDIAKELNKDINLTVEGEETELDRTVIDEIGDPLMHLLRNSLDHGVEHPDDREKKGKPRTGEVGLIARHEGNNVVIMVTDDGAGIDAEKIRAKAVEKGLYTQDEADALSDADAVRIIFAPGFSTADHITDISGRGVGMDVVRSKIESLGGHVDVETKIDEGSVFKIKLPLTLAIIQALLVKVQEEMYAIPLGSIDSTINIHPDDIKTVQNQAVIVLRGQIIPIINLSTALQVPRTTEEDNDDIFVVVVYVGERKAGIVVDNLIGQQEIVIKTLGKLLSGLKIFSGATVLGDGRVALILDVGTVVQQ; this is translated from the coding sequence ATGGAAACAAATCAGTACATGGACATGTTTTTGGACGAGTCGCGCGAACATCTGCAGTCCTTGAACGATGGTCTGCTGAGCCTCGAAAATGACCCGAACGAGGTGTCCGTCGTCAACGAGATCTTTCGTAACGCGCATACGCTGAAAGGCATGTCGGCGACGATGGGGTTCAACAAGATCGCCGAACTTACGCACGAGATGGAAGATGTCCTCGACCTCATCCGCAATAACCAGCTCAAGGTGACAGAGGACATCATTGAGACGATCTTCAAGTGCCTTGACTCCTTGCAGGAGATGATCGAGAACGTTGGCAACGGCGACCCCGAGGATCTCGTTGACGTTTCCGACCTCGTGAAGAAGCTCTCGTCCATTTCCAAGGGCGAGCCGCAGCCGGAGGCGGAAGCGGCGCCGGCCGCAGCGGAGGCGCCGGCGGCCGAGGCAGCGCCCGCATCTTCGCTCGATTATACCGAGGATGATAAGGACGCGATGCGCGCGGCGAAGCAGGGCGGCATGGCCGTCTTTCACATACACATCAGGCTCGCTGACACATGCCTTTTGAAGGCAGCGCGCACCTACATGGTCATGAACGCCCTCGATGAGATCGGCGATGTCATCAAGTCGGTTCCGCCCGCGGAAGACCTGGAGGCGGAAAAGTTCGATCATGATTTCGATCTCGTTCTCGTCACGACATCCGATACGCAGGCGGTTTCCGATGCACTTGCACCCGTTTCCGAATTGGAAGAGGTGAAGATCGAGGAAGTCGACCCCGACAATCTCGCAGCGCCCGCGCCTGCGCCTGCTCCGGCAGCAGCGGCAGAGCCGGCGCAGGCCGCCGCTCCCGCTCCTGCAGCGGCGCCTCCTGCGGCAAAGCCCGCGGCAAAGCCTGCGGCGAAACCGGCAGCAAAGCCCGCCGCAAAGCCCGCGGCCGCAGAGAAGAAGCATCACGCGAGCCAGTCCGTGCGCGTTGACATTGAGAAGCTCGACAACCTCATGAACCTCGTTGGCGAGCTCGTCATCAACAAGGTGCGCCTTGAGCAGATCGGCACGACGAACCGCATGCCGGAACTGACGGAGACGTTGGAGCAGATGGATCGCGTGACGACGGACTTGCAGAACGTCGTCATGAAGGTGCGCATGGTTCCCGTCAGCCAGGTGTTCAACCGCTTCCCGCGCATGGTTCGCGACATAGCGAAGGAGCTGAACAAGGACATCAACCTCACGGTCGAGGGCGAGGAGACCGAACTCGATCGTACGGTCATCGACGAGATCGGCGATCCGTTGATGCACCTTCTGAGAAACTCGCTCGATCATGGCGTTGAGCATCCCGACGACCGTGAGAAGAAGGGCAAGCCGCGCACGGGTGAGGTTGGACTCATCGCGCGTCACGAGGGAAATAATGTCGTCATCATGGTCACGGACGACGGCGCGGGCATCGATGCCGAAAAGATTCGAGCAAAAGCAGTGGAGAAGGGGCTCTATACGCAGGATGAAGCCGACGCGCTTTCCGATGCGGATGCTGTGCGCATCATCTTTGCGCCGGGATTCTCCACGGCCGATCACATCACGGATATTTCGGGACGCGGCGTGGGCATGGATGTCGTGCGCAGCAAGATCGAGTCGTTGGGCGGTCATGTCGATGTCGAGACGAAGATTGATGAAGGCTCTGTATTCAAGATCAAATTGCCGCTGACGCTCGCCATCATCCAGGCGCTTCTCGTCAAGGTGCAGGAAGAGATGTATGCGATTCCTCTCGGCTCGATCGACAGCACGATCAACATCCATCCGGATGACATCAAGACGGTGCAGAATCAGGCAGTCATCGTACTGCGCGGGCAGATCATCCCGATCATCAACCTCAGCACGGCGCTGCAGGTGCCGCGCACAACGGAAGAGGACAACGACGATATCTTCGTCGTCGTCGTATATGTCGGCGAGCGCAAGGCGGGCATCGTCGTAGACAACCTTATCGGTCAGCAGGAAATCGTCATCAAGACGCTCGGAAAACTCCTTTCCGGACTCAAGATCTTCTCCGGAGCCACCGTGCTCGGAGATGGCCGTGTCGCCTTGATTTTGGATGTCGGTACGGTCGTGCAGCAGTAA
- a CDS encoding MinD/ParA family protein, translating into MQDQAASLRKLVENKKDSAAADSGTDAAREAPEPSAARPVPKEGARIIAVTSGKGGVGKSNLTVNLALAFLAEGKKTLVIDADLGMANVDVLLGTSSKYNLLHLLDEDVVLDDVILKGPYGLRYISGGSGMEQAGEFTPAERDLLEEKLTGCGELADVILIDTGAGIGRNVLDFILAADEVLLVTTPEPTAMTDAYAVMKAYSMYAAKPNMRLVVNRVYDEAEGLEVAEKLRKTAERFLHMEIQSLGAIYEDRTMIQAVRQQKPILEAYPDALAAKCIKAIARSMLYGEKVFVKKGWKSFLQYFLDFTR; encoded by the coding sequence ATGCAGGATCAGGCAGCGAGCCTCCGAAAGCTCGTAGAAAACAAAAAGGACTCTGCCGCTGCGGATTCCGGCACGGACGCTGCCCGGGAGGCGCCAGAGCCGAGCGCGGCGCGCCCCGTGCCAAAGGAGGGCGCACGCATCATTGCCGTCACGAGCGGCAAGGGCGGCGTCGGCAAGTCAAACCTGACCGTGAACCTTGCGCTCGCCTTTCTTGCCGAGGGAAAGAAGACGCTTGTCATCGACGCTGACCTCGGCATGGCGAATGTCGACGTCCTTTTGGGAACCTCTTCGAAATACAATCTTCTGCATCTCTTGGATGAGGATGTCGTGCTCGATGACGTGATCTTGAAGGGGCCTTATGGGCTTCGCTACATCTCGGGCGGCTCAGGCATGGAACAGGCGGGCGAGTTCACGCCTGCCGAGCGGGATTTGCTCGAAGAAAAGCTCACGGGCTGCGGGGAATTGGCCGACGTCATCCTCATCGATACAGGCGCGGGCATCGGCAGAAACGTCCTCGATTTTATCCTGGCGGCGGATGAGGTGCTTCTCGTGACGACGCCCGAGCCGACGGCCATGACCGACGCTTATGCCGTCATGAAGGCGTACAGCATGTATGCGGCGAAGCCGAACATGCGCCTCGTTGTCAATCGTGTCTACGACGAGGCAGAAGGTCTCGAAGTGGCGGAAAAGCTCAGGAAGACGGCAGAGCGCTTCCTGCACATGGAAATCCAATCCCTCGGGGCGATTTACGAGGATCGTACGATGATCCAGGCGGTACGTCAGCAAAAGCCGATTCTTGAGGCGTATCCGGACGCGCTTGCGGCAAAGTGCATCAAAGCGATTGCGAGATCCATGCTCTATGGGGAAAAGGTCTTTGTCAAAAAAGGTTGGAAATCATTTCTGCAATATTTCCTTGATTTTACACGATGA
- the flhA gene encoding flagellar biosynthesis protein FlhA: MATENPTLSNGFITKYSDIFIAVAIVTIVIMMIIPLPTALLDLLICVNITLALVIVMVTIYNVEALDFSVFPSLLLVTTLFRLALNISATRLILLNGYAGDVIMAFGNFVVGGNALVGFIIFVILIIIQFIVITKGAERVAEVSARFTLDAMPGKQMAIDADLNQGAITDVEASKRRLKIQQEADFYGAMDGASKFVKGDAIAAIIIIIINITGGFVIGMLTRNMTALQALQSYTLLTVGEGLVSQIPALMISTATGILVTRSASSKGNLGLDVALQLFNRSRIFYIVSGVLLFLAIVPGMPGIPLGALSVLCFIAARRLKGSEKAVEEVPEQKKAEKAKADATKPENIVNLLQVDPMELEIGYSLIPLVDTGQGGDLLERIVMIRRQCALELGLVVPTIRIRDNIQIKPNNYIIKLKGIETARGELMLDHYLAMNSGTVFEEVPGIETTEPAFGLPALWIAEDQREQAELNGYTVVDAVSVLATHLTEVIKMHAAEILGRQETQNLLDNLKKTNPALVDEVVPEVLVVGEVQKVLANLLAERVSIRDMETILEVLSDYGRATKDTDILTEYVRHALARQISQQYVQNNVLPCITLDPGLENHIAGAVQRTEHGSYVSLDPDAMQRLLASLNAELPKLTNMGYEPIVLTSPAVRTYFRQLVERSVQGLVVLSHAEIEQTVELQILGTVRI; encoded by the coding sequence ATGGCGACAGAAAATCCGACGCTTTCCAATGGATTCATAACGAAATACAGCGACATTTTCATAGCTGTGGCAATCGTCACGATCGTCATCATGATGATCATTCCGTTGCCTACGGCTCTTCTTGATTTGTTGATCTGCGTGAACATCACGCTGGCGCTCGTCATCGTCATGGTGACGATCTACAATGTGGAGGCTCTTGATTTTTCCGTATTCCCATCGCTGCTCCTCGTGACGACGCTGTTTCGACTTGCCCTCAACATATCAGCTACGAGACTGATCTTGTTGAACGGCTATGCAGGCGATGTCATCATGGCATTCGGCAACTTCGTCGTCGGCGGCAATGCGCTCGTCGGCTTCATCATCTTCGTCATTCTCATCATCATCCAGTTTATTGTCATCACGAAGGGCGCGGAGCGCGTCGCGGAGGTGTCGGCGCGCTTCACTCTCGACGCGATGCCGGGCAAGCAGATGGCGATCGATGCCGACTTGAATCAGGGAGCCATCACGGATGTCGAGGCGAGCAAGCGCCGCTTGAAGATCCAGCAGGAAGCGGACTTCTACGGTGCGATGGATGGTGCTTCGAAGTTCGTCAAGGGCGATGCCATCGCGGCCATCATCATCATCATCATCAACATTACGGGCGGTTTCGTCATCGGCATGCTGACGCGCAACATGACGGCGCTGCAGGCTCTGCAGAGCTATACGCTGCTAACGGTCGGCGAGGGTCTCGTCAGTCAGATTCCGGCGCTGATGATCTCGACGGCAACGGGCATACTCGTCACGCGCTCGGCGTCCTCGAAGGGCAACCTCGGACTCGACGTGGCGCTGCAGCTCTTCAACCGCAGCCGCATCTTCTACATCGTCAGCGGTGTGTTGCTGTTTCTCGCCATCGTTCCTGGTATGCCGGGAATCCCCCTCGGTGCGCTTTCCGTCCTGTGCTTCATCGCGGCGCGCCGCCTCAAGGGCTCGGAGAAGGCGGTCGAGGAAGTGCCCGAGCAGAAGAAGGCGGAGAAGGCGAAGGCGGACGCCACGAAGCCTGAGAACATCGTCAATCTGCTGCAGGTTGACCCGATGGAGCTTGAGATCGGCTACAGCCTTATACCGCTCGTCGACACGGGGCAGGGCGGCGATCTTTTGGAACGCATCGTCATGATTCGACGACAGTGCGCGTTGGAACTTGGACTCGTCGTGCCGACGATCCGCATCCGCGACAACATACAGATCAAGCCGAACAACTACATCATCAAACTCAAGGGAATCGAGACAGCACGCGGCGAGCTCATGCTCGATCATTACCTCGCGATGAACTCGGGCACGGTGTTCGAAGAAGTGCCGGGTATCGAGACGACGGAGCCGGCCTTCGGTCTTCCTGCACTGTGGATTGCCGAAGATCAGCGCGAGCAGGCAGAGCTCAACGGCTATACGGTCGTCGATGCCGTATCCGTGCTCGCGACGCATCTGACAGAAGTCATCAAGATGCATGCGGCGGAGATCCTCGGACGTCAGGAGACGCAGAATCTCCTCGACAACTTGAAGAAGACGAATCCGGCGCTCGTCGACGAGGTCGTGCCCGAGGTTCTCGTCGTCGGCGAGGTACAGAAGGTTCTCGCAAACCTCCTGGCGGAGCGCGTTTCCATACGCGACATGGAGACGATTCTCGAAGTGCTCTCCGACTACGGGCGCGCGACAAAGGACACGGACATCCTCACCGAGTATGTGCGCCATGCACTCGCGCGTCAGATCTCGCAGCAGTATGTGCAGAACAACGTGCTGCCGTGCATCACGCTCGACCCGGGATTGGAAAACCACATCGCCGGCGCGGTGCAGCGCACGGAACACGGCTCTTACGTCAGTCTCGATCCCGATGCGATGCAGCGCCTCTTGGCGTCACTCAATGCGGAACTGCCGAAGCTTACGAACATGGGCTACGAACCGATCGTGCTCACAAGCCCTGCCGTGCGCACCTACTTCCGGCAGCTTGTCGAACGCTCCGTGCAGGGGCTTGTCGTACTCTCTCATGCGGAAATCGAGCAGACGGTTGAACTTCAGATTCTTGGGACGGTGAGAATTTAA
- a CDS encoding flagellar brake protein, protein MAGDLMNAATVLKIGQRVEFYLEDDDIRYTSRIEDITADRLIVAMPVDEKRRPIIPAAGEQLYGLAVGEACRYRFFSVFKGKARDPIPVWMITKPEVVERHQNRSFVRAMVRLPIQVRIIDTEGRESELMKLHTTDVSGGGISFAVPRHVKVNSRASIVFTNFPNIGTLSVMARIVRSLPLEPSDRGWQLGAHFLELDRGTMNKIVHFVFSELRRQLTLHPDSPARE, encoded by the coding sequence ATGGCAGGCGATTTGATGAATGCGGCAACGGTGTTGAAAATTGGGCAGAGGGTTGAGTTTTACCTGGAAGATGACGATATAAGATATACGAGCCGCATAGAAGATATCACTGCGGATCGATTGATCGTCGCGATGCCCGTGGACGAAAAGCGCCGCCCCATCATACCGGCGGCGGGTGAGCAGCTTTACGGTCTTGCCGTGGGCGAGGCATGTCGCTACCGATTTTTCTCCGTATTCAAGGGTAAAGCGCGCGATCCGATTCCTGTCTGGATGATCACGAAGCCGGAAGTCGTCGAGCGCCATCAGAACCGCAGCTTTGTGCGTGCGATGGTGCGCCTGCCGATTCAGGTGCGGATCATCGACACGGAGGGGCGCGAGAGCGAGCTTATGAAGCTTCACACCACGGACGTCAGCGGCGGCGGCATTTCCTTTGCCGTGCCGCGTCACGTCAAGGTCAACAGCCGCGCGTCCATCGTGTTCACGAACTTCCCAAATATCGGCACGCTGTCCGTCATGGCTCGCATCGTGCGCTCCCTGCCGCTTGAGCCGAGCGATCGCGGCTGGCAGCTCGGGGCGCACTTTCTGGAGCTTGACCGGGGAACGATGAATAAGATCGTCCACTTTGTCTTCAGTGAACTGCGCCGCCAACTCACCCTGCACCCTGACAGTCCCGCTCGGGAATAA